In Candidatus Desulforudis audaxviator MP104C, a genomic segment contains:
- the cdaA gene encoding diadenylate cyclase CdaA yields the protein MLTTRRITWGGEFIPPIELPPLAAYVLDGLLILLIAYKIFTLVRGTQAVRLIKGLVVLAGLTVVAQVLKLPLLSWTLEKIWTMAFVALPVIFWPELRLLLDKLGRGRPFSRLVAGNFPLKALVGEIAAAVETMSRDRVGALIVIERETGLKEYVQTGTPLDALVSRLLLLQLFAKNTPLHDGAVIIKGNRVVAAGCYLPLSLDERLARELGTRHRAGIGLSKLTDALVVIVSEETGTVSLAENGTLTRYLDATTLAELLETRLAVEQRFPWRVWEWEAQKKRKKNEEPTSV from the coding sequence ATTCTCACAACACGAAGAATCACTTGGGGGGGTGAGTTCATCCCGCCGATCGAACTGCCTCCGCTGGCGGCCTACGTGCTGGACGGCTTGCTGATCCTGCTAATCGCCTATAAGATCTTCACCCTGGTCCGGGGCACCCAGGCCGTCCGGCTGATCAAAGGCCTGGTGGTCCTGGCCGGGCTCACCGTGGTCGCCCAGGTGCTGAAGCTGCCGCTCTTGTCCTGGACCCTGGAGAAAATCTGGACGATGGCCTTCGTGGCCCTGCCGGTAATTTTCTGGCCGGAACTGCGCCTGTTGCTGGACAAACTGGGCCGGGGCCGCCCGTTCAGCCGGTTGGTGGCGGGTAACTTCCCGCTTAAGGCGCTGGTGGGCGAAATCGCGGCCGCCGTGGAAACCATGTCGCGCGATCGTGTGGGCGCGCTGATCGTGATCGAGCGGGAAACGGGGCTGAAAGAATACGTGCAGACGGGCACCCCCCTGGACGCCCTGGTCTCCCGGCTTCTCTTGCTCCAACTGTTTGCCAAAAACACCCCCTTGCACGACGGTGCGGTGATCATCAAGGGCAACCGGGTAGTGGCGGCCGGCTGTTACCTGCCCCTGAGCCTCGATGAAAGATTGGCCCGGGAATTGGGGACCCGCCACCGGGCTGGAATCGGGCTCAGTAAGTTGACCGACGCCCTGGTGGTGATCGTTTCGGAGGAAACCGGAACCGTTTCCCTGGCGGAAAACGGCACGCTGACCCGCTACCTGGACGCGACGACGCTGGCGGAGTTACTCGAAACGCGCCTGGCGGTGGAGCAGCGCTTCCCGTGGCGGGTCTGGGAATGGGAGGCCCAGAAGAAAAGAAAAAAGAACGAAGAACCGACCTCGGTGTAG
- a CDS encoding fumarate reductase iron-sulfur subunit — MGRRLTFDIFRYHPFAAGTEPRTQTFHLRETPGMNIYAALTRIREEQDPSLMFDFVCRMALCGSCGMVINGRPRLACKTFTSHLPDRITLFPLPVFQLVGDLSVDTGEWFRHVSLKTGAWLHTSRAFESGVPEERMDNETALKIYEAERCIECGCCIAACAKVHIQRTFIGAAGINRLARFMLDPRDERSQAQYFEVLGSGDGIFGCMGLMGCEDNCPKDLPLQLQLAYVRRKMAAAGFGPRGNRRQ; from the coding sequence ATGGGCCGCCGCCTGACTTTCGACATCTTCCGCTACCATCCGTTTGCAGCCGGAACGGAACCCCGAACGCAAACCTTTCACTTGCGCGAAACGCCGGGAATGAACATCTATGCCGCATTGACCAGAATCCGGGAAGAACAGGACCCCTCCCTGATGTTCGACTTTGTCTGCCGGATGGCGCTCTGCGGTTCCTGCGGCATGGTGATCAACGGGCGGCCCCGATTGGCCTGCAAGACTTTTACCAGCCATCTGCCCGACAGAATCACGTTGTTCCCGTTGCCCGTCTTTCAGCTCGTCGGGGATCTGTCCGTGGATACCGGGGAGTGGTTCCGGCACGTTTCCCTGAAAACCGGGGCCTGGCTGCACACCTCCCGGGCCTTCGAGTCAGGCGTCCCCGAGGAGCGCATGGATAACGAAACGGCGCTCAAAATTTACGAGGCCGAACGGTGCATCGAGTGCGGCTGCTGCATTGCGGCCTGTGCAAAGGTTCACATCCAGCGAACCTTTATCGGGGCTGCGGGCATCAACCGTCTGGCTCGTTTCATGCTGGACCCGCGGGATGAGCGGAGCCAAGCACAGTACTTCGAGGTGCTGGGTTCGGGGGATGGGATCTTCGGTTGCATGGGCCTCATGGGCTGCGAGGATAACTGCCCCAAAGACCTGCCCCTGCAGCTCCAGCTGGCTTATGTCCGCCGGAAGATGGCCGCAGCCGGCTTTGGCCCGCGCGGGAACCGAAGGCAATAG